A segment of the Patescibacteria group bacterium genome:
CTCAGAAATAATGGTTGATTTTTCAAAGTTTGAACAACAAGCCGGTATTACGTTCAAAGACAAAAATTTATTACGACAGGCGTTTACTCATCGATCGTATTTAAACGAAAATAGAAATCTTAAAATCGAGCACAATGAGCGCTTGGAATTTTTAGGTGATGCTGTATTAGAATTGGTAATTACAGATCAGTTGTATCATAAATATCCAGGAAGACCTGAAGGAGAATTAACATCATTTCGATCTGCTTTGGTAAACTCAACAACACTTGCAAACGCAGCTGGAAAGCTTGGAGTGAATGAGTATTTATTACTTTCACATGGCGAAGCAAAAGATACTGGCCGTGCTCGAACCTACATTTTGGCAAATACGTACGAGGCACTTTTAGGTGCTATATATTTAGATCAAGGATATGAAAATACTCGTGATTTTATAGCTAAAACTATTTTCCCACTTATTGATGACATAGTAGATAATGGCTTATGGATGGATGCAAAGTCAAAATTTCAAGAGATGGCACAAGAAAAGCTTGGTGTTACTCCTTCATATCGTACAGTAAAAGAAGCAGGACCTGATCATGATAAGAATTTTACTGTTGGCGTATATCTCAACAATGAATTAGCTGCAACGGGGGAAGGAGCATCAAAACAAGAAGCTGAACAAAGCGCTGCTCGAAAAGGACTTCTCGAAAAAAAGTGGATATAAGTGAGCAGTAGTTGTGGTATATTTATACTACATGAATCTCAAATCTCTTGAAATTGCAGGATTTAAATCTTTTGCTAAAAAGGTAACGCTTGAATTTAATTGTCCGATTACGGCAATTGTCGGTCCCAATGGATCTGGAAAATCAAATGTTGCTGAAGCATTCAGATTTGTTTTGGGAGAACAATCTATTAAGTCACTTCGAGGAAAACGAGGTGAAGATCTTATTTATAATGGTGGCAAGTCTGCGACTCGACAAAAC
Coding sequences within it:
- the rnc gene encoding ribonuclease III, with protein sequence MVDFSKFEQQAGITFKDKNLLRQAFTHRSYLNENRNLKIEHNERLEFLGDAVLELVITDQLYHKYPGRPEGELTSFRSALVNSTTLANAAGKLGVNEYLLLSHGEAKDTGRARTYILANTYEALLGAIYLDQGYENTRDFIAKTIFPLIDDIVDNGLWMDAKSKFQEMAQEKLGVTPSYRTVKEAGPDHDKNFTVGVYLNNELAATGEGASKQEAEQSAARKGLLEKKWI